In one Enterobacteriaceae endosymbiont of Donacia sparganii genomic region, the following are encoded:
- a CDS encoding RluA family pseudouridine synthase, with amino-acid sequence MYKIIIVPITIEKQRIDNFLINKFKNVPKSMIYRILRQGKIKVNKKKILPNFKIKSQDIIKLPFIYIKKTKPIKYNLNLDKINFFKKTIIFQDKYILAINKPSGIAVHGGSGINYGIIENFRFLFKKNNFLELVHRIDKETSGVLLIAKKRSILKILQKQLREKQVIKEYLALVKGNFFEKKYIHIKNFLFKNFLNKKIKVIIDDNKGKYSETKFRIIKNYKNMMLIKIKPLTGRTHQIRVHMSYLNYPIINDNRYGNDIFNIKFKKKFNLDRLFLHAKSIIFTHPINNRKIKIYAPLSQELNNCLLKLNN; translated from the coding sequence ATGTATAAAATCATAATTGTTCCAATTACTATTGAAAAACAAAGAATTGATAATTTTTTAATTAATAAATTTAAAAATGTTCCTAAAAGTATGATATATAGGATCTTAAGACAGGGAAAAATAAAAGTTAATAAAAAAAAAATACTTCCAAATTTTAAAATTAAATCTCAAGATATAATAAAACTTCCTTTTATATATATAAAAAAAACAAAACCTATTAAATATAATCTAAATTTAGATAAAATAAATTTTTTTAAAAAAACTATAATTTTTCAAGATAAATATATTTTAGCTATAAATAAACCTTCTGGTATAGCAGTACATGGTGGAAGCGGTATTAATTATGGTATTATTGAAAATTTTAGATTTTTATTTAAAAAAAATAATTTTTTAGAACTTGTACATAGAATTGATAAAGAAACTTCTGGTGTATTATTAATAGCTAAAAAAAGATCAATATTAAAAATATTACAAAAGCAATTAAGAGAAAAACAAGTTATTAAAGAATATTTAGCTTTAGTAAAAGGAAATTTTTTTGAAAAAAAATATATTCATATTAAAAATTTTTTATTTAAAAATTTTTTAAATAAAAAAATTAAAGTAATAATAGATGATAATAAAGGTAAATATTCAGAAACTAAATTTAGAATAATCAAAAATTATAAAAATATGATGTTAATAAAAATAAAACCTTTAACAGGAAGAACACATCAAATTAGAGTTCATATGTCTTATTTAAATTATCCTATTATTAATGATAATAGATATGGTAATGATATTTTTAATATTAAATTTAAAAAAAAATTTAATTTAGACAGGTTATTTTTACACGCTAAAAGTATTATATTTACACATCCTATAAATAATAGGAAAATTAAAATTTATGCTCCATTAAGTCAAGAATTGAATAATTGTTTATTAAAATTAAACAATTAA
- the rpmF gene encoding 50S ribosomal protein L32 yields the protein MAVQKHKKSRSKRGMRRSHNKLSDNKFLLINKKTGKKYLYHHITDDGFYKGQQIINKKRN from the coding sequence ATGGCTGTTCAAAAACATAAAAAATCAAGATCTAAAAGAGGTATGAGACGTTCTCATAATAAATTATCTGATAATAAATTTTTACTAATTAATAAAAAAACTGGGAAAAAATATTTATATCATCATATAACTGATGATGGTTTTTATAAAGGACAACAAATTATAAATAAAAAAAGAAATTAA